The nucleotide sequence AAATTCATCTGGGAAAATTGTTTGTGAGTTGGCTGTTAGTGTTGCCAAAATCAATACGAAAAAAATAAAAATTTGACGTCTATTCACACTGCGAATTTTAAAGGGATTTATTATTCTTTATCTTTGCACGTTCTATAAGCAAGTCTGTGTATCTCAAGACAACTAATAAATTGCTCTTGACATGCAAAGATGTAGTTATAAAGTAATTAAGAAGTAACAAACTTCATACCTCAAAAGATGCAAATGCAAGTAGATAAAAAACAAAAGAAAAAGGAATCACCCATTTTAAGTATATTACTTAACATTGTCATCCCTTCTTTAGTGATGTCAAAATTAAGCGATCCTGAATACCTTGGCGATGTAAATTCAGTAATTATTGCCATCGCATTCCCGATAGTTTATGGTATTTATGATTTCTTCGACCGTAAAGAAATAAGTATTATCGCGGTTCTTGGACTTGTCAATGTAGCACTAACTGGAGGTATTAAATTATTGCATCTTCCTTCTGACCTTATTGCGATTAAAGAAGCTGCTGTACCTGGACTTATTGGTATTATTGTTTTCATCTCTACATTCACAAAGTACCCTTTAGTCGAGAAACTACTTTATAATGATACACTTCTTGATATCAATAAAATTGAAACACAATTAAAATTCAGAAATACGAAAGAACTTTTCAACAAAAGACTTAGAAACACTTCGTTTATGTTGGCCGGTTCATTCTTCTTATCCTCTGCATTAAATTATATCCTAGCAAAAATTATTATCAAAAGTGAATCACATACTATTGAATTCACTAAAGAACTAGGGCAAATGACTGCTTGGAGTTGGGTTGTCATTGCACTTCCTTCTACAATTGTGATGATGGCAGCATTAATGTATCTCATCAAAGGGGTGAAAGAGTTCACTGGTTTTGAGATGCAAGAAGTATTAGTAGGTTTTGAAGAGGAGAAAAAAGAAGAAGGAAAATAATATAGTTATGGCAATTGTTGATACATCAGTAGCTGAAGCTAAAAAAATATTAGATAAGGGTGGACTAATCGGTTTACCAACGGAAACAGTTTATGGTCTTGCAGGAAATGCACTAGACCCAGTAGCTGCTTCTAGTATCTTTGAGGTAAAAGCGAGACCAAGCTTTGACCCATTGATTGTACATAGTAGCTCTCTTGAAAGACTATCACCATTTATCAAAGACATACCAGAAGAAGCAAAAAAATTAGCAGACGAATTCTGGCCAGGTTCTTTAACTATGGTTTTACCTCGTTCTGAAAAGATTCACGATTTGATCACTTCAGGATTAGATACGGTAGCAGTAAGAGTACCTAATCATCCTTTGGCATTGGATTTACTTTCTCAATTAGATTACCCTGTTGCAGCACCTAGTGCTAATCCTTTTGGATATATTAGCCCTACTACTGCTCAACATGTAAATGATAAACTAGGGGATAAAATTGAGTATGTTTTAGACGGAGGCCCATGTCAGGTTGGTGTGGAATCCACTATCGTTGGTTTTCCAGAAGGAGTTCCAACTATTTACAGAAAAGGTGGTATTCCTATTGAAGAAATCGAAAGAGTAATCGGTCAAGTGAAAGTGAATGCTCAATCTTCTTCACAACCACAGGCTCCGGGAATGTTACATAGACACTATGCTCCCAATGCAAAATTATTACTTGGGAATATTGATGAAATGATTGAGGAATACAAAGACGAAAACTTTGTTACGATGTCATTTAATAAAAGCTTTCCTACTGTTTCAGAAGAGAAACAATTTAAGTTATCAGAAAGCGGTGATTTATCAGAAGCAGCAAGAAACTTATTTAAAACATTAAGAGCTATAGATAAGCTTAATCCATCCTTTATTCTTGGTGAATGGATGCCTGAAGAAGGACTTGGAAGAGCAATGAATGATAGAATAAAAAGAGCAGCTGCCTTAGGGTAACTGCTCTTTTTGCTTTTGGTTATTTTCTAATAAAAGATCAAATAAGATAAAGCATTTTGTACCATATCCTTTTTCTGATTCTACTTTTAATAGTCCATTATTTCTTTTTATAAAGTCTTGTACTAGGATCATTCCTAGACCAACACCTTTCTCACTTTTTGTACCTTTTGTGGAATATTGTACAGAAGGGTTTAATAGTTTCTTCAACTCTCCTTCTGTCATCCCAACACCATTGTCTTCGATCAACAATTCTACTTTATCTCCAATTCTTTTAGTGGAAATCCTAATTTGTCCGTTGCCATCATTCTTTGTAAACTTCATTGCATTAGACATTAGATTTCTTATAACACAATCCATACTATTATTATCTATATAACAATAATAGTCTTCCTCTAATTGGTAGCTTAATGTAATATTTTTCTCTTTTGCTATTCCGGATAAAAGATTGACATTTTTCTCAACCAGTGTATTCAATCTATTTTTCTTGCGATCAATTTTGATAGAATTTGAGGCAGATCTTGACCATGACAATAGATTATCCATCAACCCCATAATATTCTTCATAGAGGCATGCATATCTTTTGCTAACATTTTGATTTCATCAGCTGTAAACGCATTTGATCTTTCCATCAGTATCTTCAAGAAACCTATTTGCGTATTAATAGGGCCTTTTAAATCATGAGATATGATAGAAAAAAATTGATCCTTAACCTTATTCGATTCCATCAATTTCTTCTTAGAACTCATCAATTTTTCATTGCCCTGCTCTAATTCTTCAAATTGATTTTGAATCATATCGTACATCTCCTGGAAAGAATTGGCTAATGCGGCTACTTCTTTTGTAGGTCTCTTTAGCGATTTAAAATCAATAGGTGTTCCCGATTGCATATAACCACTTTCAATGACTCTTCTGGTTCTATCTTCTAAAACAGTAATAGGGAAAGAAACTCTTGAGGCTGTATAATAACCTACTAAAACGGTAAATAGTACTGCTACTAAGCTAATTAACAAATAAGAAAGTTTTATTTTCCACATTAGGGTAACAAACCTATTTGAGACATCTGTACTTAGTGAATCAAACTCCGATTCTATATACGCTGCCGTATTATGTAACTTCCCTTTTAATCCTTCTTGATTATTCTTACCAATCTTATATTGAAGTAAAACAATGTCATTAAAAATAGCTAAATACTTCTCTGCAGCAGCGCTTTCTTTTTTGTATCCATTATTTTTTTGGAGTAAATCAAGTAACTGCTCAGATGATTTATTTATTCTTAGTACATAGGATGTTTTTGGGTTTAAAAGATATTTCATTCCGTTCAACTGCATCTCGTTAAACAGCTTCACATATCTTTCTTCTTTTAATCCCGATAAGGTTTTTATGCTTTTGTAAAGTTCACCATACAAACCTGAGGTTTCAGAACCCAACTGTTTCTTGGCTTTGATTAATTGTTGTACAGTAATGTTGTATTTCTTAATTAAGCTATCGATAAATACAATATCATTTTCTAGCTTCCACTCATGAATTTGTTCATGGCTGATCAGCTTATCGATACTTACAGTGATGAGTTCCACTTTATTTTCTCGCTTAATCAATAGGTCTTCCAATCGATCAGAAGATAATGATGAAAATGGATGATTTTCAGCAGACAGTTCTGTAGCGTCTTCTTTTATTAAGTCCAAAACACTCACCTCCATACTCATTAACCAAGCTTTTACTTGATCGAGTTCTTCGCTTCTATGAATGTATTTGTAAGTAATAAAAGATATACAACTAAATAATATTGAAAAAGAGATAAATGCGGTAAGAATTCTCCCTCTTAAACTTCCATTGTTCATACCTCTGACGTTAGTTAGGCTGTTGGTAGTAATTACAGATTTACATAAATGAGAATGTTCAAAAATATGATTTTTTTCTTAGTTTAAAAACTTACAGTATTTTAAGTCCCAAAATAGTGGTATCATCGTCTTGAATACCGTCTCCTTTCCACTCCATATACGTTCTATTAATATAATCTTTCTGATTTTCAATAGACTCTATCTGCATATCAATTAATAGTTCTTTAAATCTCTCATGAGTGAACATCTCATTTTCAACGTTCTTTTGCTTCATAAAGCCATCACTAAACAGGTATAAACGACATTGTTTTATTCTGTTTAATGGTAGATAATGAGTATTATATTTAAGAGTTGTGTCTGCACCTAAACCTCCAATACCATAAGCATCTCCATTTAGTTCATCCAACACATCATCTCTAACTACAAAGACAGAGTGATTCGCTCCTGCAAATTCCATCATTTGTTTCTGACGATCCCAAACACATATCGATAAATTGACAGCACTATCAAATACTTTATCTCCTTTCTTTGTAATCTCTAATAATGATTTGTTCAATGACTCAAGAATTCTATCTGGGCTAGAAATCTTTTTCACCTTTACAGTTTCGTTGATCAATGACGTTAATATCATTCTTAATAATGCAGCATCAATATCTGACTTCCCTGTATCACCTAAAAAGAAAAATACTCTACTGTCTCTTTCATGGTACCAAATAAAATCACCTGATATATCATTTTTGGCACTATGGATATGGAAAAATTCTTCAACACTCGAATTGAACATTGTGTTATCAAAGAGTGGAGTCCTAAGTACTCTCTTCACAGACTTCAATTCATCATCCAACTGATGCTCCTGCTTTTCAATGACCTTATGCTGTTCATCTTTTATTCCATGTAGTTTCTTTTGTTCTTCCGTTTGGTGTGCAATAGTTTTTGT is from Flammeovirga agarivorans and encodes:
- a CDS encoding VC0807 family protein; translation: MQVDKKQKKKESPILSILLNIVIPSLVMSKLSDPEYLGDVNSVIIAIAFPIVYGIYDFFDRKEISIIAVLGLVNVALTGGIKLLHLPSDLIAIKEAAVPGLIGIIVFISTFTKYPLVEKLLYNDTLLDINKIETQLKFRNTKELFNKRLRNTSFMLAGSFFLSSALNYILAKIIIKSESHTIEFTKELGQMTAWSWVVIALPSTIVMMAALMYLIKGVKEFTGFEMQEVLVGFEEEKKEEGK
- a CDS encoding L-threonylcarbamoyladenylate synthase, which codes for MAIVDTSVAEAKKILDKGGLIGLPTETVYGLAGNALDPVAASSIFEVKARPSFDPLIVHSSSLERLSPFIKDIPEEAKKLADEFWPGSLTMVLPRSEKIHDLITSGLDTVAVRVPNHPLALDLLSQLDYPVAAPSANPFGYISPTTAQHVNDKLGDKIEYVLDGGPCQVGVESTIVGFPEGVPTIYRKGGIPIEEIERVIGQVKVNAQSSSQPQAPGMLHRHYAPNAKLLLGNIDEMIEEYKDENFVTMSFNKSFPTVSEEKQFKLSESGDLSEAARNLFKTLRAIDKLNPSFILGEWMPEEGLGRAMNDRIKRAAALG
- a CDS encoding HAMP domain-containing sensor histidine kinase; its protein translation is MNNGSLRGRILTAFISFSILFSCISFITYKYIHRSEELDQVKAWLMSMEVSVLDLIKEDATELSAENHPFSSLSSDRLEDLLIKRENKVELITVSIDKLISHEQIHEWKLENDIVFIDSLIKKYNITVQQLIKAKKQLGSETSGLYGELYKSIKTLSGLKEERYVKLFNEMQLNGMKYLLNPKTSYVLRINKSSEQLLDLLQKNNGYKKESAAAEKYLAIFNDIVLLQYKIGKNNQEGLKGKLHNTAAYIESEFDSLSTDVSNRFVTLMWKIKLSYLLISLVAVLFTVLVGYYTASRVSFPITVLEDRTRRVIESGYMQSGTPIDFKSLKRPTKEVAALANSFQEMYDMIQNQFEELEQGNEKLMSSKKKLMESNKVKDQFFSIISHDLKGPINTQIGFLKILMERSNAFTADEIKMLAKDMHASMKNIMGLMDNLLSWSRSASNSIKIDRKKNRLNTLVEKNVNLLSGIAKEKNITLSYQLEEDYYCYIDNNSMDCVIRNLMSNAMKFTKNDGNGQIRISTKRIGDKVELLIEDNGVGMTEGELKKLLNPSVQYSTKGTKSEKGVGLGMILVQDFIKRNNGLLKVESEKGYGTKCFILFDLLLENNQKQKEQLP